One Pecten maximus chromosome 7, xPecMax1.1, whole genome shotgun sequence genomic window carries:
- the LOC117330648 gene encoding pre-mRNA-splicing factor 18-like has translation MDLKSLKAEIERKKRQLELNKDIMAPNKKYFKRGDLAAKQEDEYWKKHHQLKEDQQSSSQTVVKKEESKTKDEDEKVPQLPRKEVIRRLRERNEPIRLFGENDYETFQRLKKLEMLEPEIKKGEGYENDFKAAMDRVDQEFINEIINAGSGQSSNNVAVRDDGTTEEDIKKMSDEIGKNGSDRDQEIILRFLKFILKKWGDDLNFRDEENKRSRTGKEASAIHAQTVSYLKPLFRSLKHKTIDEDILECLVDILKFLMDREYIKANDAYLEMAIGNAPWPIGVTMVGIHARTGREKISSRNVAHVLNDETQRKYIQALKRLMTQSQRIFPTDPSRSVDYKKDLSV, from the exons ATGGATCTTAAGAGTTTAAAGGCAGAAATTGAACGTAAAAAGCGACAATTGGAGTTAAACAAAGATATAATG GCACCAAACAAAAAGTATTTTAAACGTGGGGATCTGGCAGCAAAACAAGAAGATGAATATTGGAAAAAACATCATCAGCTTAAAGAAGACCAGCAATCCTCATCACAG ACTGTAGTTAAAAAAGAAGAGAGCAAAACAAAAGATGAAGATGAGAAAGTACCACAGCTTCCCAGGAAAGAG GTGATACGGCGTTTAAGAGAACGTAATGAACCAATACGACTGTTTGGGGAGAATGACTATGAGACATTTCAGAGACTTAAGAAGCTGGAGATGCTTGAACCAGAAATCAAAAAG GGTGAAGGTTATGAAAATGATTTCAAGGCTGCTATGGACAGAGTTGATCAGGAATTCATCAATGAGATTATCAACGCTGGCTCGGGACAGTCCTCAAACAATGTGGCTGTGAGGGATGATGGAACTACAGAGGAAGACATCAAG aaaatgaGTGATGAAATTGGGAAAAATGGCAGCGACAGAGATCAAGAAATTATCTTGCGTTTTTTAAag TTCATTTTGAAGAAGTGGGGCGATGATCTTAACTTTCGAGACGAAGAAAACAAAAGATCAAGGACTGGGAAAGAGGCTAGTGCCATCCACGCACAGACAGTGTCCTACCTCAAACCTCTGTTTAGGAGCCTCAAACATAAG acaatcgatgaagatattttagaatGCCTGGTGGACATTTTAAAATTCCTAATGGACAGAGAGTATATCAAG GCAAATGACGCATACCTAGAAATGGCAATCGGCAACGCTCCTTGGCCCATTGGGGTAACTATGGTCGGTATCCACGCACGTACAGGTCGAGAAAAAATCTCCTCCAGGAATGTGGCTCATGTGCTGAACGatgaaacacaaagaaaatatatcCAG GCACTGAAGAGACTGATGACACAGAGCCAGAGAATATTTCCCACAGACCCGTCACGAAGTGTAGACTACAAAAAAGATCTGAGTGTATGA